Proteins encoded by one window of Lycium barbarum isolate Lr01 chromosome 11, ASM1917538v2, whole genome shotgun sequence:
- the LOC132619078 gene encoding LOW QUALITY PROTEIN: small ribosomal subunit protein uS12m (The sequence of the model RefSeq protein was modified relative to this genomic sequence to represent the inferred CDS: substituted 2 bases at 2 genomic stop codons), with product MPTLNQLIRHGREEKRRTDRTRALDQCPXKXGVCLRVLMRTPKKPNSAPCKIAKVRLSNRHDIFAHIPGEGHSLQEEHSMVLIRGGRVKDSPGVKFHCIRGVKDLLGISDRRRGRSKYGVEKPKSI from the coding sequence ATGCCTACATTAAATCAATTGATTCGTCATGGTAGAGAAGAAAAACGGCGCACGGACCGTACTCGAGCTTTGGATCAATGTCCCTAGAAGTAAGGAGTATGCCTGCGTGTTTTAATGAGAACACCGAAAAAACCTAATTCAGCTCCATGTAAGATAGCTAAAGTACGGTTGAGCAATCGACATGATATATTTGCTCACATTCCAGGCGAAGGTCATAGTTTGCAGGAGGAACATTCTATGGTCTTAATAAGAGGAGGTAGAGTGAAAGATTCGCCAGGTGTGAAATTCCATTGTATTCGAGGAGTTAAGGATTTGCTGGGAATTTCGGATCGAAGAAGAGGCAGATCAAAATATGGTGTGGAAAAACCAAAATCAATATGA